A single genomic interval of Aegicerativicinus sediminis harbors:
- a CDS encoding type I phosphomannose isomerase catalytic subunit, giving the protein MLNYPIRFQPILQEKLWGGEKLKTLFNKKSTSSNIGESWEISGVKDFVSVVVNGSLSGNSLTELITKYKNQLVGTSVYQKFGTNFPLLIKFIDAKIPLSVQVHPNDQLAQERHKSLGKTEMWYIMQADKDAELNIGFKESISEEEYLNALESGKLTALLNFEKVEQGDSIFLNAGKVHSIGGGIVLAEIQQTSDITYRIYDWDRVDANGNPRELHTESAVEAIDFEKKSDYRLESSKKSNTSNLLKQCPYFTTNLLPVNGHLEKDYTDIDSFVIFMCVSGRAQIAIDGNSETLNTGETLLIPATQNNVHIDSLGGELLEIYVEA; this is encoded by the coding sequence ATGTTAAATTATCCCATACGATTTCAGCCAATTCTTCAAGAAAAATTGTGGGGCGGGGAAAAATTGAAAACCCTTTTCAATAAAAAATCTACTTCTTCCAATATAGGGGAAAGTTGGGAAATTTCTGGGGTGAAAGATTTTGTTTCGGTTGTCGTAAATGGGAGTTTATCAGGTAATTCTTTAACGGAGCTAATTACTAAGTATAAAAACCAATTGGTCGGGACCAGTGTGTATCAAAAATTCGGGACTAATTTCCCTTTATTAATAAAATTCATTGATGCTAAAATACCGCTCTCGGTACAAGTGCATCCAAATGATCAATTGGCCCAAGAACGACATAAAAGTTTAGGGAAGACCGAAATGTGGTATATCATGCAGGCCGATAAAGATGCCGAATTGAATATAGGGTTTAAAGAATCCATTAGTGAAGAAGAGTACTTAAATGCTTTGGAATCTGGTAAATTAACCGCTTTATTGAATTTCGAAAAAGTTGAACAGGGAGATAGCATTTTCCTTAATGCAGGAAAGGTACATTCTATAGGCGGTGGAATTGTTTTGGCTGAAATACAACAAACCTCAGATATAACTTATAGAATTTACGACTGGGATAGGGTAGATGCGAATGGAAATCCAAGGGAACTTCATACCGAATCGGCTGTAGAAGCCATAGATTTTGAAAAAAAATCTGATTATAGATTAGAATCTTCCAAAAAAAGCAATACCTCTAATCTTTTGAAACAATGCCCATATTTTACAACCAATCTTCTTCCCGTTAATGGCCATTTAGAAAAAGATTATACGGACATAGACAGTTTTGTAATTTTTATGTGCGTTAGCGGCAGGGCACAGATTGCTATTGATGGAAATAGCGAAACTTTAAATACTGGAGAAACACTTTTAATTCCAGCCACCCAAAATAATGTACACATTGATTCGCTAGGAGGTGAGCTTTTGGAAATATATGTTGAAGCCTAA
- a CDS encoding sensor histidine kinase — translation MNTRNTLFYKIAGFLALLFLVLGFFITKSSIKLSEDYHNEITQGLNKDVSKYIVKEVQGLYDGDTVAESKMSDLMHHVMATNPATEVYLLDLNGNILKHVAMNKEVKATSVDLVPIKEFIERDGKVYIMGDDPKLPGAKKIFSAAPYLHNNKTVGYIYTIVGGNDYDALLLEHQGSYIRKLSVRNMLYFLSAALAIAVLTVYLLTRNFNKIALAFKSFKKGNHDARIEGVNHGEMGLLANTFNDMAETIQSNINELQSVDNLRKELIANISHDLRTPIASIRGFVETLMIKEDELNEEEKQRYMQIVLKNSDKLKKLVDDLFELSKLEAKQRSLQPEAIQIAELIQDIADKYRIIAKRKGVSINTVYSKDLPLVYGDIALIDRALQNIIDNAIEHCEPGDVVSLELSREDNEVKISVSDTGSGIPHQELPHIFERYRKGKFLTDSEKGSGLGLAIVKKIMDVHNIKIHVKSIINQGSEFFFRLPIQNNYIAS, via the coding sequence ATGAATACACGCAATACATTATTTTATAAAATCGCTGGTTTTTTGGCTCTGCTATTCTTGGTTTTAGGATTTTTTATAACGAAATCTTCAATCAAACTCTCTGAAGATTACCACAATGAAATTACCCAAGGGCTGAATAAGGATGTTTCAAAATATATCGTAAAGGAAGTCCAGGGGTTGTATGATGGAGATACTGTTGCAGAATCAAAAATGAGCGATCTCATGCACCATGTAATGGCTACCAATCCAGCAACGGAAGTTTATCTCTTAGATTTAAATGGGAATATTTTAAAACATGTTGCTATGAACAAAGAGGTTAAGGCAACAAGTGTAGACCTGGTACCAATAAAAGAATTTATCGAGCGGGACGGCAAGGTATACATTATGGGTGATGATCCTAAATTACCTGGGGCTAAAAAAATATTTTCTGCAGCTCCCTATTTACATAACAATAAGACTGTCGGATACATCTATACAATTGTGGGTGGCAACGACTATGACGCTTTATTGCTTGAACATCAAGGGAGTTATATAAGAAAACTGAGTGTTCGTAATATGCTCTATTTTTTATCTGCTGCTCTTGCCATTGCTGTATTGACCGTTTATTTGCTAACAAGAAACTTTAATAAAATTGCACTTGCGTTTAAGTCTTTTAAAAAGGGAAACCATGATGCTCGAATTGAAGGTGTCAATCATGGAGAAATGGGTCTTTTGGCCAATACATTTAATGATATGGCAGAAACCATTCAATCGAACATAAATGAATTGCAAAGTGTAGATAATTTAAGAAAGGAGTTGATTGCCAATATTTCCCATGATTTAAGAACACCTATTGCCTCTATTAGGGGTTTTGTTGAAACTTTAATGATTAAAGAAGATGAACTGAATGAAGAGGAAAAACAGCGATATATGCAAATTGTATTGAAAAATTCTGATAAACTGAAAAAACTTGTTGATGATTTATTTGAGTTAAGCAAGTTAGAAGCCAAACAAAGGTCCCTGCAACCTGAAGCCATTCAAATAGCCGAACTAATCCAAGACATTGCCGATAAATACCGGATTATCGCTAAAAGGAAAGGTGTGAGTATTAATACCGTTTATTCAAAAGACTTACCTCTTGTTTATGGCGATATTGCGTTAATCGACAGAGCCTTGCAGAATATAATAGATAATGCAATTGAGCATTGCGAGCCTGGGGATGTTGTTAGTTTGGAACTTTCAAGAGAGGATAATGAGGTGAAAATTTCAGTTTCAGACACAGGCAGTGGTATTCCACACCAAGAATTGCCACATATTTTTGAACGTTATAGAAAAGGGAAATTCTTGACCGATTCAGAAAAAGGAAGTGGATTGGGTTTAGCTATTGTTAAAAAAATCATGGATGTTCACAACATCAAAATCCATGTAAAAAGTATAATTAATCAGGGCAGTGAATTCTTTTTCAGGCTACCAATACAGAACAATTATATAGCTAGTTAG